From a single Caloenas nicobarica isolate bCalNic1 chromosome 12, bCalNic1.hap1, whole genome shotgun sequence genomic region:
- the CD40LG gene encoding CD40 ligand, which produces MNETYSPATPRPISGTSPGTMKMLMGFLTVFMVAQTIGTVLFCLYLHMKMDKMEEVLSLNEDYIFLRKVQKCQTAEGQKSTLLDCEKILKGFQDLQCKDGGDSKGPPKFEMQRGQEHREHPHPTQKNVTSVAVEKRQPIAAHLAIQENKKRVSVLEWKTTMYGPMNNNSISYQEGKLKVKEAGLYYIYSQVSFCTKAVTSAPFTLYIYLYLPVEEDRLLLKGLDTHSTSKAHCDLQSIRVGGIFELREGDMVFVNVTDSTRVNYNHGSNYFGIFKL; this is translated from the exons ATGAACGAAACTTACAGCCCCGCGACACCCCGACCCATCAGCGGCACCTCACCCGGCACCATGAAAATGCTCATGGGCTTCCTCACTGTATTTATGGTGGCACAGACAATTGGAACTGTACTCTTCTGTTTGTATCTTCACATGAAGATGGATAAG ATGGAAGAGGTGCTGAGCTTAAATGAAGATTACATCTTCCTGAGGAAAGTACAGAAATGTCAGACAGCAGAAGGTCAGAAGTCGACATTGTTGGACTGTGAAAAGATTTTAAAGGGTTTCCAGGACCTTCAGTGCAAG GATGGAGGCGACAGCAAGGGGCCACCCAAGTTTGAAATGCAGAGAG GCCAGGAGCACCGTGAGCATCCCCATCCAACGCAAAAGAATGTGACGTCTGTGGCAG TGGAGAAGAGGCAGCCGATTGCAGCCCACTTGGCAATTCAGGAGAACAAGAAGAGAGTCTCAG TGCTAGAGTGGAAGACGACAATGTACGGCCCCATGAACAACAACTCGATATCCTACCAGGAGGGGAAGCTGAAGGTGAAGGAAGCAGGGCTCTACTACATCTACTCCCAAGTCAGCTTCTGCACCAAGGCAGTGACTTCAGCACCCTTCACCCTCTATATTTATTTGTATCTCCCCGTGGAAGAGGACCGGCTCTTGCTGAAGGGACTAGACACACACAGCACCTCCAAGGCTCACTGTGACCTCCAGTCCATCCGGGTAGGAGGCATCTTCGAGCTCCGGGAAGGCGACATGGTCTTTGTCAATGTGACAGACTCAACACGAGTGAACTACAACCATGGCAGCAACTACTTCGGCATCTTCAAGCTGTAG